The Peribacillus simplex genome contains a region encoding:
- a CDS encoding GAF domain-containing protein, whose amino-acid sequence MEFSGGSKSKEDQTFKEACEHALEEMNCDFVGLALQNSKGPDISWHYAAGNSNDKYKRITVRYGKGIAGKVISTGRPMKIEGFPNNIHGKALEYPIMLAENLNCAFAVPIHFKGVPKGVLLVGKRTDQPISESDQHTILDAAEKLEKEMNSSI is encoded by the coding sequence ATGGAATTTAGCGGGGGGAGTAAATCGAAAGAGGATCAAACGTTTAAAGAAGCGTGTGAACATGCATTAGAAGAAATGAACTGTGACTTTGTAGGCCTTGCTTTACAAAACAGTAAAGGTCCTGACATAAGCTGGCATTATGCCGCCGGAAACAGCAATGATAAATACAAAAGGATAACTGTTCGATATGGAAAAGGAATAGCAGGTAAGGTCATATCAACGGGGAGGCCGATGAAAATCGAGGGCTTTCCAAATAATATTCATGGCAAAGCCTTGGAATATCCCATCATGCTTGCGGAAAATCTCAATTGTGCCTTCGCAGTTCCCATTCATTTTAAAGGTGTTCCAAAAGGGGTATTATTAGTAGGTAAACGAACAGATCAGCCTATTTCTGAAAGTGACCAGCATACGATCCTTGATGCAGCGGAAAAATTGGAAAAGGAAATGAACAGCTCGATTTAA
- a CDS encoding response regulator transcription factor: MIKILLCDDHAVVRMGLKMLLNNHTDMEVIGEASDGNEGIQRALELQPNVIVMDLSMPHGKDGLSATSELKKLMPEVAILILTMHDDDEYLFRTIQAGASGCILKSAPHEELLVAIRSLANGNAYLHPSATKRVMEEYLGSVKQGAADSFNLLSDREKEVLTLIAKGFSNKEIAGQLVISVKTVESHKGNLMEKLKMKTRHELVAFALKKGLLGYGI, encoded by the coding sequence TTGATAAAAATTTTGCTTTGCGATGATCACGCCGTTGTAAGGATGGGCTTAAAGATGCTATTAAACAATCATACGGATATGGAAGTGATAGGGGAAGCTTCAGACGGGAACGAGGGAATACAACGAGCACTAGAGCTTCAGCCTAATGTGATAGTCATGGATTTAAGCATGCCTCATGGGAAAGATGGCTTATCGGCGACTTCCGAACTAAAAAAATTAATGCCTGAGGTAGCCATATTAATACTTACCATGCATGATGATGATGAATATTTGTTCAGAACCATTCAAGCGGGGGCTTCAGGCTGTATTTTAAAAAGCGCACCCCATGAAGAATTATTGGTAGCCATCCGATCTTTAGCGAACGGAAATGCTTACCTTCATCCATCTGCAACAAAAAGGGTAATGGAAGAATACTTAGGCAGTGTGAAGCAGGGGGCCGCTGATTCTTTCAATCTGTTGTCTGACCGGGAAAAAGAGGTACTGACCTTGATAGCGAAAGGGTTTTCCAATAAAGAGATTGCCGGACAGCTTGTCATAAGCGTGAAAACGGTTGAAAGCCATAAAGGAAACCTAATGGAAAAGCTCAAGATGAAAACAAGGCATGAACTTGTTGCGTTCGCTTTAAAAAAGGGGTTATTAGGGTATGGAATTTAG
- a CDS encoding sensor histidine kinase — MNTQPLKNNLSSYIIQTHEEEIKRIAMELHEGVGQSLSSLFSGMQLIETAIEQPAMKSYAGDLNLLLEKTIQEIRHLAVELHPPTLTTLGLISAIKSYIRLYTSTYGLEVELENHGIESQISDRVSITLFRVCQEALVNIARYADTTKACMIFKWEKSRLLIMIKDSGKGFEVEAAMNKLSGLAAMCERMHLIGGNCTIVSKIDDGTSIEISLPLY; from the coding sequence ATGAATACTCAGCCACTCAAAAACAACCTCAGTTCTTATATCATACAAACACATGAAGAAGAAATTAAAAGAATTGCCATGGAGCTTCATGAAGGAGTGGGGCAGTCCCTTTCCAGTCTCTTTTCCGGAATGCAGCTCATTGAAACGGCAATCGAACAGCCTGCCATGAAAAGCTATGCAGGTGATCTGAATCTATTATTGGAAAAGACAATTCAAGAAATCAGGCATTTGGCTGTAGAATTGCATCCGCCTACCCTTACAACTCTTGGGCTTATTTCAGCGATAAAAAGCTACATAAGATTATACACTTCAACCTACGGCCTTGAGGTTGAGCTGGAGAACCATGGGATTGAATCGCAAATCTCTGATAGGGTTAGCATTACACTTTTCAGGGTCTGCCAAGAAGCATTGGTGAATATAGCAAGGTATGCTGACACAACGAAGGCATGTATGATATTTAAATGGGAAAAAAGCAGGTTATTGATTATGATTAAAGATTCAGGGAAAGGGTTTGAGGTTGAAGCCGCTATGAATAAGTTGAGCGGGCTTGCTGCCATGTGTGAAAGAATGCATTTGATTGGCGGAAATTGTACCATTGTTTCAAAAATAGATGACGGGACTTCTATAGAGATTTCTCTGCCATTATATTAA